From the genome of Lineus longissimus chromosome 8, tnLinLong1.2, whole genome shotgun sequence, one region includes:
- the LOC135493062 gene encoding uncharacterized protein LOC135493062 has protein sequence MRTLVSPFSRLILENLHCKIPAYSHTMENYKIIISLVILAASLSIGYSALFNCVECESTLVKGCMNDVMNSSAIKNYTRACDNTADNVCMKVVAKATRTGWTGKNGMREVAAIKVSRFCAMMENPKDECKSMDGAAGYLTYCTCRDKACNGGANVVASLLMIASCFLAKIAL, from the exons ATGCGCACTTTAGTTTCGCCCTTCTCGCGATTGATCTTGGAAAATTTGCACTGCAAAATTCCTGCATATTCCCACACCATGGAGAACTATAAAATCATAATCTCTTTAGTCATATTGGCGGCCAGTTTATCCATAG GCTACTCTGCCCTGTTTAATTGTGTCGAGTGCGAGTCTACTCTAGTTAAAGGCTGCATGAATGATGTTATGAACTCCTCAGCTATAAAAAATTACACCAGAGCCTGTGACAATACTGCTGATAATGTTTGCATGAAGGTAGTTGCAAAAGCTACTCGAACTGGTTGGACTGGCAAGAATGGCATGAGGGAAGTTG CTGCGATCAAGGTGTCGCGTTTCTGCGCCATGATGGAAAATCCTAAAGACGAATGCAAGTCAATGGACGGAGCTGCTGGATACCTCACCTATTGTACCTGCCGAGATAAAGCTTGCAATGGCGGAGCAAATGTCGTGGCATCACTTCTGATGATAGCGTCGTGTTTCCTCGCCAAGATTGCCCTTTAA
- the LOC135492491 gene encoding UPAR/Ly6 domain-containing protein crim-like: MWQIPTFLALYCAVLVIHKGEALYCYQCDSSQAGCGESLDIRLQRWTECEAAADQMCVRVTTKVGTQMKITRGCMTTLLQSTEYRLDMPILRRQNYCDPGKNTKYAQQESDGRGDLVSPDHYRLYCFCNDWSGCNGASGVRTSTITALLLAALVTALVRFLH; the protein is encoded by the exons ATGTGGCAAATTCCGACCTTTCTAGCGCTTTATTGCGCGGTTCTTGTGATACATAAAG GTGAAGCCTTATATTGCTACCAGTGTGACAGTTCCCAGGCAGGATGCGGTGAATCCCTCGACATCAGACTGCAGCGTTGGACGGAGTGCGAGGCTGCGGCCGATCAGATGTGCGTCAGAGTGACAACAAAAGTAGGAA CTCAGATGAAAATAACACGGGGGTGTATGACCACGCTGTTGCAGAGTACTGAGTACAGATTGGATATGCCTATCCTGAGGAGACAAAATTATTGCGATCCTggcaaaaatacaaaatatg CACAGCAAGAGAGTGATGGACGCGGGGACTTGGTGTCCCCAGACCACTATCGTCTCTACTGCTTCTGCAACGATTGGAGTGGTTGTAACGGGGCCAGTGGGGTGCGCACGTCAACGATAACCGCGCTCCTCTTAGCGGCCCTGGTGACAGCTCTAGTGCGATTTCTTCACTGA